The following coding sequences are from one Musa acuminata AAA Group cultivar baxijiao chromosome BXJ2-4, Cavendish_Baxijiao_AAA, whole genome shotgun sequence window:
- the LOC135609860 gene encoding CASP-like protein 2C1, translated as MGSKVLRAESVLRILSLVFAAMAALLVGLDTQTKTVFFVTRTATVKDMDALWVMTVVFSVVAGYHLLHLFRCMAFTWLGKNPCHCNKFVAWLYFVLDQGSTYATFGATMAALQAALVGLFGIGSLQWSKLCNIYTRFCDQIAGGIICGLVATLVMAVISAISAHRLFQLYPRTRRSSLKSAGGGRQWLLF; from the exons atGGGAAGCAAGGTGTTGAGAGCTGAGAGTGTGCTGAGGATCTTGTCGCTGGTGTTCGCTGCCATGGCTGCTCTTCTTGTAGGGTTGGACACGCAGACCAAGACAGTCTTCTTCGTCACCAGAACAGCCACTGTTAAGGACATGGATGCACTGTG ggtGATGACCGTCGTCTTTTCCGTCGTTGCTGGGTATCATCTTCTCCATCTCTTCAGGTGCATGGCCTTCACTTGGCTGGGAAAGAATCCATGTCACTGTAACAAGTTTGTGGCATGGTTGTACTTCGTCTTGGATCAG GGATCCACCTACGCCACGTTCGGGGCCACCATGGCTGCGTTGCAGGCGGCGCTGGTGGGGTTGTTCGGCATCGGCAGCCTCCAGTGGTCGAAGCTGTGCAACATATACACCAGGTTCTGCGACCAGATCGCCGGTGGTATAATCTGCGGCTTGGTCGCGACGCTGGTCATGGCCGTGATCTCCGCCATCTCCGCGCACCGCCTCTTCCAGCTCTATCCTCGGACCCGCCGCTCCTCCCTGAAGTCCGCCGGCGGAGGGCGGCAGTGGCTGCTCTTCTGA
- the LOC135608981 gene encoding fasciclin-like arabinogalactan protein 14 — protein sequence MDLAPAASLTLTLFLSLLFPLVAPHNITKMLAQLPDFSTFNDLLTQTHLAADINSRSTITILAVSNGAVSSVSDEPIDTIKKILSLHVILDYYDDNKIHKISNHTAILTTLFQASGGAAGQNGFLNVTDMENGQIAFGSAVAGSSLTANFVKVLATQPYNISVLQISSVIVPPSLSGGASSNQSTKPPASSPTPTAAPKTAPAPPTAAPSEAPSEAASPRASDAESPSGKTDDAPAPSGAPASAGIDGSPAGAPSDNADAPEGDGGGKSAADRVGAGVGLAVAMGFAMLGAL from the coding sequence ATGGATTTGGCACCGGCCGCCTCCCTCACCCTCAccctcttcctctccctcctcttcccctTGGTGGCTCCCCACAACATCACCAAGATGCTGGCCCAGTTGCCCGACTTCTCCACCTTCAACGATCTCCTCACCCAGACCCACCTTGCCGCCGACATCAACAGCCGCTCGACCATCACCATCCTCGCCGTCAGCAACGGCGCCGTGTCGTCCGTCTCCGACGAACCCATCGACACCATCAAGAAGATCCTCTCCCTGCACGTTATCCTCGACTACTACGACGACAACAAGATCCACAAGATCTCCAACCACACTGCCATCCTTACCACACTCTTCCAGGCCAGCGGCGGCGCCGCAGGCCAGAACGGCTTCCTCAACGTGACCGACATGGAAAACGGGCAGATCGCCTTCGGCTCCGCCGTGGCGGGCTCCTCTCTCACCGCCAACTTCGTGAAGGTCCTGGCCACGCAACCCTACAACATCTCGGTCCTCCAGATCAGCAGCGTCATCGTTCCTCCTAGCCTCAGCGGCGGGGCTTCCAGCAACCAAAGCACGAAACCGCCAGCGTCATCTCCTACACCGACGGCGGCGCCCAAGACGGCCCCTGCGCCACCCACAGCAGCGCCCTCAGAGGCCCCGTCCGAAGCGGCGTCACCGCGGGCATCTGATGCGGAGTCTCCGAGCGGAAAGACGGATGATGCGCCAGCGCCATCGGGCGCACCGGCTTCAGCGGGCATAGACGGATCACCAGCGGGAGCTCCGTCCGACAACGCCGACGCCCCGgaaggcgacggtggcgggaaatCCGCTGCGGACCGGGTGGGTGCTGGTGTTGGGCTCGCTGTTGCCATGGGTTTCGCCATGTTAGGCGCTCTCTGA